The sequence ATTCCCATGCCGGATCGGGAGTTGTGGATTCAGCCTCTTTCAGGAAGGTCAGCAGAGTGGAGGTACAGGCAACGGGATCGAACAGAATCCATTTCGCCGATATGCCGAGAAAAAGAGCCAGCGCAAACAGGGCGAACTTTGCGAATGCCCAGGAGGGAGGAAGGAACAGCGCAACCGCACCGAAAGGAATCATGAAGACTATCGTCGTAACAACAACAAAAACGTAGCTCAGTAATGTCAGGGCCACGGCATTTTTAAGGAGCGGTTTCCATGACTGGCAGTAGATGAGAATTCCTGATTTTGCGGCATCGAACACATTGGCATTTTTTGTGCGGAAGGTATAGGCAATCACCGATTCATCGATATAGGTGAGGCTGAAAGTTACAATCCGCTGGACAATCGAAGCGAGACCTTCAAGTGCCGGTATGGGTACCGCCTGCATAACGTTGAAAAGGGTACGGTTGAGTGAGGTGAGCACCCCTTTTATCAGCTGATCGACAAGGGCAAGAACGCTGACCTCCCTGAAATAGCTCATTACCCTCTCCTTTGCCCATGAGGTCTGGGAAATACCCGCAGGAAGCGAGCCGTTTTCAACGATCTCGGTAATCAGGGCGATATGTCCGGCCTGAAGCAGATAAAGTACGTACTCCCGTAATAACTTGAACCCGAATCCGCCCGCAAGGAGCGCAAGAAAAAACAGTACCGCCGCCGCACCGCCGCCGAACACGCTGCCTATCAGGGCAAGAAAACCGAGAAAAACTGCAACACCGACGACAAGAACGCCATAGACCATAGCGCGATAGAACAGATATGCATTTGTCCGCATAACGATACCCATTGCCTCTCCAAGCTGTAAAGCCATTCGTTACTCTCCTTTTTTTGTTCAGATAGGGATAACCTTGTTTTTCAGGGGTTTGACGAACCCTCTCCGGGTACAGGATCGCTGCTTTCGGGAGGTTCGGCGGTGTTCCCGTTCACAAACGGGCGCTCAGCCTCCTCCGAAGAACCGGCATCGGTGCTGTCGCCTGAAGCTGCCCCCTCAAGCAGATAATCGGGAACGCCCACGACAACGGTATCAACTGCAGTCGTGTCGGCAGGGCGAGTCATAACCTCCTTATAATCGGGAAGCACGACGCCCCGCCTTCTCATAATTGCATAGATCCGCTTTGCCCGGCTTCGGACATAGCGTGAAGGGTTGACCGGCGAAAATTTCAGCGGATTCGGCAGTACTGCGGCAAGACGGGCCGCCTGCTGCGCGGATAATCCCGAGGCGCTTACGCCGTAATAGTGGCGGGCTGCTGCTTCAATACCGAATATGCCGTCCCCCCATTCCGCCACATTCACATACAGTTCAAGAATTCTGCGTTTCGTGAGGCTCTTTTCGATCCTCCAGGTCAGGATCGCCTCCTTGATTTTACGGACAGGATTCTTTGACGGCGAAAGGAAAAGATTTTTTGCCAGCTGCTGGCTGATGGTGCTCGCTCCCGACTCGAATTTCTTTGCCTCGATATTTTTTTCTATCGCCTTTTCAATGGCTTCATAATCAAACCCCTTATGCTCCCAGAATTTGTTATCCTCGGAAATCAGTACGGCCTTTACCAGGTTTGGTGATACGCGGTCAAGCGGGACCCACCGCTGGATGATTTTCCTGTCGTCAAGTCCCTCACTTCGCCACTGGTCTTCACGGTACTCCATGAATGCGGTAACAGAAGGATTTTCCTTCACAAGACTTCCAACATCAGGGTAAACGAGGTAACGGGCGATGTCGAAAACTGTCAGCAGCAGCAGGATGCCAATAATATTTCTGATGAGCTTCATGCTTCAAGATATTGGAAAAAAGAGATAACCGTCATGTAAATAAGAAGATACCAAATAATATACAGATGACATCGGCAGGGCTGAAAATTCTTCTGTATCGTAATTTTTCTTTACTTTCCACATCAAGCTACTCACCCCGAATATCTGTAATTTGAATTATAACAACGTTATCGTAATGAAACGAACATTGATCGCCCTGACCGTTCTGGTTTTTTCGGCTCAAGCGGCAGAGGGCGCCACGACAGCTGCCGAGGGAAAAGCGATTTTCGAGAGAAACTGCAGCGTCTGCCACTCGATCAATCCGCCTCCGAAAAGCGCCCCGCCTATCATGCCGATAGCAGCAGTCTATCATCGGCAGTTCCCCGACAAAGCGGAAGGAGTGAAATATATGGCAGCATTCATGAAATCGCCTGCAAAAGACAAGTCGAAAGTCGATCCGGAAGCTGTCAACAGGTTCGGGCTGATGCCGCCAATGGTTCTCGGCGATGCGGAGCTTGATGCTGTTGCCGGCTGGGTATGGGATCAGTACAATCTCAACAGCGGCAAGGGAATGGGTACGGGCCAGAAAAACGAAAACTGCCAGTGAGCCCGAAGGATCTGTTTTGCCTTACGAACCTCCGGTCAGATACGGAGGTTTTTTTTGAGCGCAAATAAAAAAACAGGGGGCCACCCTGTTTTCCGTATTGCTTTGTAAATAAACGTGTACCCTTGGGCAGACTCGAACTGCCGACCCACAGTTTAGGAAACTGTTGCTCTATCCACTGAGCTACAAGGGTATGGACTCAAATGTAGTTTTTTTCAGAGAAACATGCAACCGCGTCTTTACGTCCGACCGAACATCCGGTCGAGCTGATCGAGCATCAGCTTGATGATGACCGGCCTGCCATGAGGACATGAATAGGGAACCCGGGTGGCAAAAAGGTTGTCGATGAGTGAACGCATCTCTTCGAGACTGAGTTTCTGACCGGCCATGATTGCGTTCCGGCACGAATAGGACTTTGCCAGGTTGTCCCGTTTTTCCAGCTTGAGCTTCGATGCGTTTTCCTGATAACCGGCAATCATATCCTGCAGTATGGTTACCTCCGTTCCGGATCTGACATCCTGCGGAATCCCTTCTATCATAACGGTTTTCGATCCGAAATCCCGAAGATTGAAGCCAAGGCGATAGAGATCGTCACGAATCTCCTCGAACACCTCATACTCCCACTGTCGCATCTCGATCTTCTGCGGAAAAAGCAGTTGCTGGGAATTCGGCACATTCTGGTTCATGACGTCCAGCGCCCGTTCGTAGAGTACCCGTTCATGCGCCACATGCTGATCGATAATCATCATGCCGTTCTTGATCTGGCAAATGATATACTTGTTATGAAGCTGCCAGATTTTCGGTTCCGTCCCCCCCCCGGCTGCGCTTTCGTCGTCATGAAAGCGGGATTGAAGCATTGTCGTGAACACTTCGTCGCCCTCAGGCTCCACGCCCTCTTTTTTCCAGCGTTCCAGAGGCTCATGCGCAGAAAAAAACTCCCCCTGCCGGGACTGCGGGCCGTGCTCTTTTCCGGATGACTGCGGCAGCGAATGCTGACGGTAATCGGTATAGAGCTCCGCAGTCGTGGCCATACGCCCTGGGCGCTCATGGTACATGAGGCGGCGATTGAGCGCCTCATCTTCCGGCTGAATACTCTCTCCCTGCACTCCCTGATCGGGAACAAACGATGCATCGGGAGAAAAATCGTGAAGCTGCACCGCCCGTTTGACGACAGGATAAAACATGTTGCGGACACTGCGCTCGTCTTCGAACTTGACTTCGAGCTTCGCCGGATGCACGTTGACGTCGACACGAGAGGGATCGATACCGAGAAAAAGCATTGCAAAAGGAGCCTGACGATCTTCAAGCAGTTCGCCGTATGCCTGTTGCAGAGCCTGCGAAAGCATCCGGTTCTGAATAATTCTCCGGTTGATATAGAACAGCTGGTCCGCCTTGTGCCGCTTCAGCATCCCCGGCTTCCCGATAAACCCGTGAATCGAGAGATAATCGTTTTCCTCGGTAATGGAAATGAGCCCTTCGGAAAAATCGCTCCCGTAATAGTAGTTCAGCCGCTCGCGAATATCCGGATTCCTGAAGTGGAACAGCTCCTCGTCATCATTATACATCCGCCACTCAATATCGGCATAGGCAAGCGAGAGCGATCTGACAGATTCAAAAATATGACGGAACTCCGTAGCATTGGATTTCAGGAATTTGCGACGGGCAGGTACATTGTAGAACAGGTTCCTGACGCTGATCGAAGTACCCTCCTCCCCGGACACCTCGCTCTCCTCCGCAAGCGCTCCTCCCTCGTAACGAAACTTCAGGGCAAGCGGCGAAAAGGCCTGCCGGGTTTTCAGCTCGAAATGCGATACCGAAGAGATACTTGCAAGCGCCTCCCCCCTGAACCCCAGGCTCATCAGGGTATCGAGATCGTCAACAACTGAAATCTTGCTCGTGGCAAACCGCTCTACACAAAGCAGGGCGTCCTCACGATTCATGCCCGTGCCGTTATCGATAATCCTGATCAGCTCCTTGCCGGCATCCTTTATCATGACCGTTATTCTGGATGCTCCTGCGTCGATGGCATTTTCAAGCAGCTCCTTGACCACCGATGCAGGCCGCTGAACCACCTCACCAGCCGATATTTTATTGGCAACCGTATCCGGTAATCTTGAGATTTTTGCCATTAGAACCCTGTTGGAACCTTTATCTGTGCTGAAAAACAGGCCATCCTGTTACCCGCAATTGAAAAAAACCTTCAACCGGCCACACGAACCGGTCCAACCACTTCCTGAAGATATGTCCACGCCTCCCGTAACGCAGCCTCGGAAAAGCGCTGTTTATTCTGCGCCCTCGTTCCGGCCATGCGGAATGTTCCCGTACGGAACGCGATGCTCCCGTCACTCTTTTTTCCGGCTATACCGATGCAGAGCGTACCGACCGGCTTGTCCCCGGAACCACCGGAGGGCCCGGCAATACCGGTAGTCGATACGGCGATATCAGCACCGCTGCGTTCGAGAACGCCACGGGCCATCTCTTTGGCTACGGGTTCACTGACGGCTCCAAAAGCCTCGAGCGTCATGCGGTCGACTCCCAGCAACTGTACCTTTGCATCGTTGCTGTACGAGATTATCCCCTGCTGAAAATATGCGGACGAACCAGGCACGTCGGTCAGACGGCTTGCAAGCAGCCCTCCGGTGCAGGACTCGGCAACCGCGATGGAAAGGCTGTTTTCGGCAAGCATACGACCAACCGTCTCCTCGAGCGTCGTATCTCCGGTTGCATAGATAAACCGCCCGGCTCTCGAAAGAATTGCATCGACCACCCGGCGGTTATCCCTCTCGACGACTTCGGTTATACTTCCCACGGTACTGACCACAAGATCGACCCCTGCCGTATGGGGCAGGTAGGCAAGCGTTGTGCCTTCCGGCAGGGCATCTTCCTCCGCAGCGATGAGATCCGCAAGTGCGGATTCACCGATTCCGACCGTTTTCACCGGAGTATGCAGAATAGCAGTGGTACTCTGCCCGGCAAAAAACGGAATGACCGTTTTACGCATCATCTCCTGCATTTCGGAAGGAACTCCCGGCATCAGCACCAGAGAGCTGTTCCCAAACCGTTCGCCACAGGAAATGATCATGCCGGCTGCCGTACCGACACTGTTCGGAACAAGCACGGAACCCTCGATAATCGTTGCCTGATCCCGAAGGGTATCGGGCAGCATACGACCTCGTGCCGTAAACCAGGACGCAAGCATATGAAATGCCTCTTCACTCTCCACGACAGACCTCTGCAGAAGCCGCATAACCGCTTTTTTTGTCCGGTCGTCGCGGGTCGGCCCAAGACCTCCGGTCACCAGCACAAGATCGGTTCTTGAGAGCGATTCCGACAGAACGGTGATGATCTGATCTTCATCGTCGGAACAGGCGACGATCCTGATAACCGGAACACCGATGCCTCCGAGAGCGGCGGCAATAAATGATGCGTTGGTATTGACCTTGCCGCCTTTAAGCAACTCGTCGCCTATGGATACTATTTCAGCAATCATACGCTCCTTCTTATACCAGATAACTTGCAATACGGAGAATATCGGCAAACACTCCCCCGGCGGTAACCTCTCCTCCTGCTCCCGGTCCGCGGACAACCAGAGGTGTGATATTGTAACGATCCGTCGTGAACACCACCATATTTTCAGAACCGTTAAGTCCGGCAATCGGGCTTGAAAGGGGTACCCGCTTGACCCCTATACTGGCTTTGCCGTCGCGTATTTCTCCGGCATAGGCAATGGTCATCCCGGCTTTGCCGGCAGTCTGTATCTCTTCGGCATACCACCGGTCAACCGAACTCAAACGGCCGAGAAACTCCTCGACGGGCATCTCTCCCCGCAGCTCTTCAGGGACAAGACTTTCGCACTCGACATCGCTGTAGATCATCGGACAGCCGAGTTCACGACCGAGAATCAGCACTTTCCGGGCAAAATCCGCTCCGGAAAGGTCGTCACGTGGATCAGGCTCGGTATAGCCGGCCTCTTTAGCCATGCGGACAATATCGCTGAACCTGCCGCCTTTGCGAAGCTCGTTGAAAATAAAACTCAGGGTTCCCGAAAGCACCCCTTCGATGCTGATAATATTGTCTCCACTGTTTTTCAGATCGTTCAGGGTATTGATGATCGGCAGGCCGGCCCCTACATTGGTTTCATAGAGAAAACGGGCATTACTGACCCTCTGGGCCGTTCTTATCTGCTCATAAAGCTCTGCGCAACCAGCCATGCCGAGCTTGTTTGCAGTAACAACCGAGATGTTGGCCCTGAGCAGTTCCGGATACTGCTCGGCCACATTGCCGCTTGCCGTACAATCGACAAAAACCGTATTATGCAGATTCCGTTCCCTGATCAGTCGAATATACCCTTCGATACCGGCGTATCCGGGCTCTCTCGGCTTAAGCGCATCCTCCCAACGATCAAGATCGATCCCCTCGTCTGCATGAGCTATCCGACGCGTGTTTGCCAGTCCGCAGACAAGCACGTCGAGATCCTTCTCCCTCCTGAGATTCATTCGGTGACGGCTGATCTGACGTATGAGACTTTTTGCTATCGTACCGGTACCGGCAAGAAAAACATGCACTTTCCGCTGCGACAGAAAAAACGATTCATGAATGCAGTTGAGTGCTTTGTCCTCGTCACGGTTGTCGATAACCACGGAAATATTCATCTCATTGGCGCCCTGGGCTACAGCAATGACATTGATGCCGTTTTTACCCAATGTTTCGAACAGTTGCGCCGAAACACCCGGATGACCGGACATGTTGTTCCCGACAACGGCAACCAGCGCAAGATGCCTGCGTAACACAAGCGGATCTATCAGACGGGCCTGCATTTCGGCAGCGAATTCATCCTCGAGAATTCTGTTGGCTTTGGCTGCCTGGGCCGGATTGATGGCGAGACTTATCGATTGCTCCGATGAAGCCTGCGAAATAAAAATTACGTTGATGTGATGCTTTGCAAGACAGCTGAACAGGCGCGAAGCGATTCCCGGCACTCCGACCATACCGCTTCCGGAAAGGTTCAGGAGCACAACGCTGTTGATCGAACTGAGACCGGTAACGGGGTGAATCTGCCGAACGGCAACAGGATCCAGTTCCCTTTCAATTCTCGTTCCAGGCGCATCAGGATTGAATGAATTCTTGATGAGCACCGGAATCGAAGCCTTCATGGCCGGAAGTATGGTAAAAGGATGGAGCACCTTCGCTCCGGCATGAGAAAGCTCCATCGCTTCGGCGTAGCTGATAAAGGGAAGCACCCGGGCATCACGCACCCGTTTGGGATCGGCACTGAAAAAACCGTCCACATCGGTCCATATGAATATCTCCTCTGCGCCGAGAGCCGCTCCGAACAACGATGCGGTATAGTCCGAACCGCCCCTGCCAAGTGTGGTTGTCGTTCCGTCCCCTGCTGCCGCAATATATCCTGTCACAACAGGAATCACCCCGTCAGGAACCGGAGCGTTTACGATTCGCTGAAACGTCTCTTCAAGGTCAACCGTTGCGCTCCCGTAGTTGGCGTCGGTAACGATCAGTTCTCTGGCATCGAGATAAACTGCGGGCAGTTTGAGCAGGTTCAGATACCCGGCGACAATCCGTGCCGAGAGCCGCTCTCCGAAGCTGAGCAGAAGCGCGGTGCTTTTTTCCGACAGCTCCCGAAGGAGAAACACGCCATGCAACAGATCATGCAATTCGGCAAGTTCAACACGTATTGAATCCGAAAGTCCGGCATATGCATCACTGCCTGAAAAGAGCCCGTCAAGAACCGTTTTATGCAGCTGGCCGATATCGTCAAGTATTCTCAGATAGCCCTCCCGTCCAGTGCAGGCAACGTTGGCCGCTTCAAGCAGAAGATCGGTTACCCGATGAAAGGCCGAGACTACCACGACAGGGCAATCAGGCTGCAAACCTGAACGGATAATACCGGCGATCTTTTTTATTCTGGCGGCAGAGCCGAGAGAACTTCCTCCGAACTTGTATATCTTCATGCTGACGTTAACGCATTAAAAAAATATGATTGGCATCATCAACACAACGAACTTATAAAATAAAAATCATTTCCCGATAGGCTTCAACGGCCATAGCTGAAAAACAGCTTCCGGCTGAAAAAAAAAGCGCCCATGCGGGCGCTTTTTAAACAACACATTCGGTCAACGGAGAGCGTTGTCAGTTCTTCAGAGCATCGGCGCCGGCCACAATCTCACTCAGCTCTTTGGTAATGGCTGCCTGTCTGGCCCGGTTGTAGCTGATATTGAGGGTTCTGAGCAGTTCCTTGGCGTTTTCAGTCGCGGAATCCATTGCCGTCATCCTTGCGGCCTGCTCGGCGGCATTGGACTCGAGCATCATTCTCCATACCTGGGTACTCAGATGCTTTGGTACAAGCTCATCGATAATGACAGCAGGAGAAGGCTCATAGATATAATCGCCGCTGTTATCCTTTCCTGCGTTTTCAGCTGCGATGGGAAGCAAATCCTCGGCTTTCAGCACAGGCGCAAGCACGCTTTTGAACTCGTTGTACACAACGATAACCTTGTCGGCTTCTCCGCGCAGGTACATTCCTGATGCTGTTTCTGCAATCTCTTTGGCGACACTGAAATCGAGATTCTGGAACACTGAAGGATACCCTTTGACGATGGAGAATCCCCGTTTACGGAAAAAGTCAAACCCCCGGCTTCCTGCGCAGATCATGCTCACGCCGCCGTTTTTGTACTGAGCGGCGTAGTCCTCCGTAACAACCTTCTGCGCCAGCTTGATGATATTGGTATTGAAGGCTCCGCACAGACCTCTGTCGGCTGCGATGAGAATCACCAGTACTTTTTTAACATCCTGACGGCTCGAAAGCAGGGGATTGAGCGATGTATCCACCTTCGCCGAAAGGGAGCCAAGCATCTCCTTCAGCTTGCCAGCGTAGGGACGGGCCATGATCGCCCGCTCCTGCGCCCTGCGCAGCTTCGCAGCCGCAACCATTTTCATGGCCTTGGTAACCTGCTGCGTGGATTTTATCCCCTTGATTCGTACACGTATATCCTTTAATGTCGGCATGTATTAGGGTCTGTTAATAAATTATGTGCTTACTTTCTCTCTCAGATACGCTTCAGGCCTTCACTTTCTGGTTGAAAGAGCTGACGAATCTCTCGGCGGCCTCTTTCAGCTGTTTTGCCGTATCGGCTTCAAGCGTTCCTTTTTCAGCAATGGTTTTCAGGATCTCAGGATGTTTGTGTTCGAGCATGCTGAGGAACTCTTCTTCGAAACGACGGATATGAGGTACTTCGACAGCATCGAGAAGACCCTGGGTACCAAGGAAAATAATAGCCACCTGCTTTTCAACCGGCATCGGGATATACTGGCCCTGCTTGAGAATTTCAACCAGTCTTGCGCCTCTGTCGAGCTGAGCCTTGGTGGTTTTGTCCAGATCGGAACCGAACTTGGAGAAGGCTTCGAGTTCGCGGAACTGGGCAAGGTCGAGACGAAGCGTACCGGCAACTTTCTTCATCGCCTTGATCTGTGCGGCGCCACCGACGCGCGATACCGAAATACCGACGTTGATAGCCGGCCTCTGACCGGAGTTGAAGAGGTTGGACTCAAGGAATATCTGACCGTCGGTGATGGAGATCACGTTGGTCGGGATGTATGCCGAAACGTCACCGGCCTGGGTTTCGATAACCGGCAGGGCGGTAAGGCTTCCGCCACCCTTGACCAGCGGCTTCAGGGCATCGGGAAGATCGTTCATTTTTCTGGCGACTTCGATATCGTCGGTGATCTTTGCCGCTCTTTCAAGCAGACGTGAGTGCAGATAGAAGACGTCGCCAGGGTATGCTTCGCGTCCAGGGGGACGGCGGAGCAGAAGCGAGAGCTGACGATAGGCCACGGCCTGTTTGGAAAGATCGTCGTAAACAACCAGTGCATGACGGCCGGTATCGCGGAAATATTCGCCAAGCGCCGCACCGGCAAACGGAGCGATGAACTGCAGCGGAGCAGGATCCGATGCTGTTGCGGAAATCACGGTGGTGTACTCCATTGCGCCGTACTTCTCAAGCGTATTGACCACCTGGGCAACGGTCGATCCTTTCAGCCCGATGGCGACATAAATACAGAAAACCCCTTTGCCTTTCTGGTTGATGATGGTATCGATGGCAACGGCAGTTTTTCCGGTCTGACGGTCGCCGATGATCAGCTCGCGCTGTCCGCGACCGATCGGGATCATGGAGTCGATAGCCTTGAGACCGGTCTGAAGCGGTTCATGAACAGATTTACGGAAAATAACGCCCGGAGCCCTGCGCTCGAGA comes from Chlorobium limicola DSM 245 and encodes:
- a CDS encoding F0F1 ATP synthase subunit gamma encodes the protein MPTLKDIRVRIKGIKSTQQVTKAMKMVAAAKLRRAQERAIMARPYAGKLKEMLGSLSAKVDTSLNPLLSSRQDVKKVLVILIAADRGLCGAFNTNIIKLAQKVVTEDYAAQYKNGGVSMICAGSRGFDFFRKRGFSIVKGYPSVFQNLDFSVAKEIAETASGMYLRGEADKVIVVYNEFKSVLAPVLKAEDLLPIAAENAGKDNSGDYIYEPSPAVIIDELVPKHLSTQVWRMMLESNAAEQAARMTAMDSATENAKELLRTLNISYNRARQAAITKELSEIVAGADALKN
- the mtgA gene encoding monofunctional biosynthetic peptidoglycan transglycosylase, whose product is MKLIRNIIGILLLLTVFDIARYLVYPDVGSLVKENPSVTAFMEYREDQWRSEGLDDRKIIQRWVPLDRVSPNLVKAVLISEDNKFWEHKGFDYEAIEKAIEKNIEAKKFESGASTISQQLAKNLFLSPSKNPVRKIKEAILTWRIEKSLTKRRILELYVNVAEWGDGIFGIEAAARHYYGVSASGLSAQQAARLAAVLPNPLKFSPVNPSRYVRSRAKRIYAIMRRRGVVLPDYKEVMTRPADTTAVDTVVVGVPDYLLEGAASGDSTDAGSSEEAERPFVNGNTAEPPESSDPVPGEGSSNP
- a CDS encoding competence/damage-inducible protein A, encoding MIAEIVSIGDELLKGGKVNTNASFIAAALGGIGVPVIRIVACSDDEDQIITVLSESLSRTDLVLVTGGLGPTRDDRTKKAVMRLLQRSVVESEEAFHMLASWFTARGRMLPDTLRDQATIIEGSVLVPNSVGTAAGMIISCGERFGNSSLVLMPGVPSEMQEMMRKTVIPFFAGQSTTAILHTPVKTVGIGESALADLIAAEEDALPEGTTLAYLPHTAGVDLVVSTVGSITEVVERDNRRVVDAILSRAGRFIYATGDTTLEETVGRMLAENSLSIAVAESCTGGLLASRLTDVPGSSAYFQQGIISYSNDAKVQLLGVDRMTLEAFGAVSEPVAKEMARGVLERSGADIAVSTTGIAGPSGGSGDKPVGTLCIGIAGKKSDGSIAFRTGTFRMAGTRAQNKQRFSEAALREAWTYLQEVVGPVRVAG
- the atpA gene encoding F0F1 ATP synthase subunit alpha, coding for MSTTVRPDEVSSILRKQLAGFESEAEVYDVGTVLQVGDGIARVYGLSLVAAGELLEFPNKVMGMALNLEEDNVGCVLFGESNTVKEGDTVRRTNILASVPVGEAMLGRVVTPLGEPIDGKGSIETEIRVPLERRAPGVIFRKSVHEPLQTGLKAIDSMIPIGRGQRELIIGDRQTGKTAVAIDTIINQKGKGVFCIYVAIGLKGSTVAQVVNTLEKYGAMEYTTVISATASDPAPLQFIAPFAGAALGEYFRDTGRHALVVYDDLSKQAVAYRQLSLLLRRPPGREAYPGDVFYLHSRLLERAAKITDDIEVARKMNDLPDALKPLVKGGGSLTALPVIETQAGDVSAYIPTNVISITDGQIFLESNLFNSGQRPAINVGISVSRVGGAAQIKAMKKVAGTLRLDLAQFRELEAFSKFGSDLDKTTKAQLDRGARLVEILKQGQYIPMPVEKQVAIIFLGTQGLLDAVEVPHIRRFEEEFLSMLEHKHPEILKTIAEKGTLEADTAKQLKEAAERFVSSFNQKVKA
- a CDS encoding c-type cytochrome, coding for MKRTLIALTVLVFSAQAAEGATTAAEGKAIFERNCSVCHSINPPPKSAPPIMPIAAVYHRQFPDKAEGVKYMAAFMKSPAKDKSKVDPEAVNRFGLMPPMVLGDAELDAVAGWVWDQYNLNSGKGMGTGQKNENCQ
- the thrA gene encoding bifunctional aspartate kinase/homoserine dehydrogenase I, producing the protein MKIYKFGGSSLGSAARIKKIAGIIRSGLQPDCPVVVVSAFHRVTDLLLEAANVACTGREGYLRILDDIGQLHKTVLDGLFSGSDAYAGLSDSIRVELAELHDLLHGVFLLRELSEKSTALLLSFGERLSARIVAGYLNLLKLPAVYLDARELIVTDANYGSATVDLEETFQRIVNAPVPDGVIPVVTGYIAAAGDGTTTTLGRGGSDYTASLFGAALGAEEIFIWTDVDGFFSADPKRVRDARVLPFISYAEAMELSHAGAKVLHPFTILPAMKASIPVLIKNSFNPDAPGTRIERELDPVAVRQIHPVTGLSSINSVVLLNLSGSGMVGVPGIASRLFSCLAKHHINVIFISQASSEQSISLAINPAQAAKANRILEDEFAAEMQARLIDPLVLRRHLALVAVVGNNMSGHPGVSAQLFETLGKNGINVIAVAQGANEMNISVVIDNRDEDKALNCIHESFFLSQRKVHVFLAGTGTIAKSLIRQISRHRMNLRREKDLDVLVCGLANTRRIAHADEGIDLDRWEDALKPREPGYAGIEGYIRLIRERNLHNTVFVDCTASGNVAEQYPELLRANISVVTANKLGMAGCAELYEQIRTAQRVSNARFLYETNVGAGLPIINTLNDLKNSGDNIISIEGVLSGTLSFIFNELRKGGRFSDIVRMAKEAGYTEPDPRDDLSGADFARKVLILGRELGCPMIYSDVECESLVPEELRGEMPVEEFLGRLSSVDRWYAEEIQTAGKAGMTIAYAGEIRDGKASIGVKRVPLSSPIAGLNGSENMVVFTTDRYNITPLVVRGPGAGGEVTAGGVFADILRIASYLV
- the mutL gene encoding DNA mismatch repair endonuclease MutL, which translates into the protein MAKISRLPDTVANKISAGEVVQRPASVVKELLENAIDAGASRITVMIKDAGKELIRIIDNGTGMNREDALLCVERFATSKISVVDDLDTLMSLGFRGEALASISSVSHFELKTRQAFSPLALKFRYEGGALAEESEVSGEEGTSISVRNLFYNVPARRKFLKSNATEFRHIFESVRSLSLAYADIEWRMYNDDEELFHFRNPDIRERLNYYYGSDFSEGLISITEENDYLSIHGFIGKPGMLKRHKADQLFYINRRIIQNRMLSQALQQAYGELLEDRQAPFAMLFLGIDPSRVDVNVHPAKLEVKFEDERSVRNMFYPVVKRAVQLHDFSPDASFVPDQGVQGESIQPEDEALNRRLMYHERPGRMATTAELYTDYRQHSLPQSSGKEHGPQSRQGEFFSAHEPLERWKKEGVEPEGDEVFTTMLQSRFHDDESAAGGGTEPKIWQLHNKYIICQIKNGMMIIDQHVAHERVLYERALDVMNQNVPNSQQLLFPQKIEMRQWEYEVFEEIRDDLYRLGFNLRDFGSKTVMIEGIPQDVRSGTEVTILQDMIAGYQENASKLKLEKRDNLAKSYSCRNAIMAGQKLSLEEMRSLIDNLFATRVPYSCPHGRPVIIKLMLDQLDRMFGRT